Proteins encoded within one genomic window of Canis lupus dingo isolate Sandy chromosome 28, ASM325472v2, whole genome shotgun sequence:
- the DCLRE1A gene encoding DNA cross-link repair 1A protein → MLEDVLEEDIWEYKSKRKPKSVQTNNCSENIRKSVEKATDGKCQSTRKRNKKRTVEAQEKTKDPEMCLGETGSQTSVASSQNSSCGDGIHQSQDKETTPGKHCRTLKNKQVSPKIRPVYDGYCPNCQMPFSSLLGQTPRWHVFECLDSPPVSETECPDGLLCTSTIPSHFKRYTHLLLAQSRASRSPVSSPAHPSGDCCHETNSSFLCGLKERWPLPWKQSEDLNVSTHPSLVTPCLRKFQSPTETNKKISSSTNSQTSQQTPQFPEGINNDKLIGVGLPLAEELGILSNSEHIRSPLPENDFSSCEISYSPLQSDEETYTMDETLGVSQQELFFTGSSKDGSLEEDDNSSTSSQKLHGAFLMDQQESGPHMDSFLIQDKYHEVLYKYNTLIGSSQLFSQNRSVISCEDPAHPGHDFVLFPSALAQGLTSSYQAAKANLGKPERHPSQSNKQKQVIEESGVCNQIPLPSLNSEILKAIESQGEGDLSFHPTQSKIRKLSSKNFSAKNNTNSACVCGKALGGRLDSKVMVPNTEKSSGAPTAAESLTMSPSGPKCPATQPSPKVMKQMDIGVYFGLPPKRKEEKLLGESAVGGMNLNPVVSPNEKRSRQRKRKAEKSLSDLEFDAKNLNESQPSVEVSNERPQRRKRLKKSDSLEEGTPQKRSHHLNRTESKTVNLKKDKVSIKSACGRLQRGNMKIPESPNAGQLRKKTCPFYKKIPGTGFTVDAFQYGLVEGCTAYFLTHFHSDHYAGLSKNFTFPVYCSEITGNLLKSKLHVQKQYIHPLPMDTECIVNGVKVVLLDANHCPGAVMILFYLPNGNVLLHTGDFRADPTMERSRLAGQKVHTLYLDTTYCSPEYSFPSQQEVIQFAINTAFEAVTRNPRVLVVCGTYSIGKEKVFLAIADVLGSRVAMSQEKYKTLQCLNIPDLNSFITTDMCNSLVHLLPMMQINFKALQSHLKKCGGEFNQILAFRPTGWTHSNQLTNIRDIVPQIKGNISIYGIPYSEHSSYLELKRFVQWLKPQKIIPTVNVGTLKSRRTMEKYFKEWKLEAGY, encoded by the exons aTGTTAGAAGATGTTTTGGAAGAAGACATCTGGGAATACAAGtctaaaagaaaacccaaatcgGTACAAACAAACAATTGCTCTGAGAATATTCGAAAATCTGTTGAAAAAGCAACAGATGGAAAATGCCAGTCGACacgaaagagaaataaaaagagaactgtAGAAGCCCAAGAGAAGACAAAGGACCCTGAAATGTGCCTTGGAGAAACAGGTAGTCAGACTTCCGTAGCTTCTAGTCAGAATTCTAGTTGTGGCGATGGTATTCACCAGTCCCAAGACAAGGAAACCACTCCAGGAAAGCACTGTAGGAccctcaaaaataaacaagtatcaCCAAAGATACGTCCAGTTTATGATGGATACTGCCCAAACTGCCAGATGCCTTTTTCCTCATTGCTAGGTCAGACACCTCGATGGCATGTTTTTGAGTGTTTGGATTCTCCACCAGTCTCTGAAACAG agtgTCCTGATGGTCTCCTGTGCACCTCAACAATTCCTTCTCATTTCAAGAGATACACTCACCTCCTGCTGGCTCAGAGCAGGGCGAGCAGGAGTCCTGTCAGCAGCCCAGCCCATCCGTCAGGGGATTGTTGCCATGAGACTAACTCAAGCTTTCTCTGTGGCCTTAAGGAAAGATGGCCTCTGCCTTGGAAGCAATCAGAAGACTTAAATGTTTCAACTCATCCCTCATTAGTGACACCGTGTCTCAGGAAATTTCAATCTCCAACTGAAACCAATAAAAAGATTTCTTCTTCGACAAATAGCCAAACGTCCCAACAAACCCCACAATTTCCAGAAGGTATTAATAATGACAAACTGATAGGAGTCGGTCTCCCTCTTGCTGAGGAACTAGGCATCCTAAGCAACTCAGAACACATACGTTCCCCATTGCCAGAAAATGACTTTAGCAGCTGTGAAATCTCTTATTCTCCGCTTCAGAGTGACGAGGAGACTTACACTATGGATGAAACACTGGGTGTTTCGCAGCAGGAACTCTTTTTTACGGGAAGCTCTAAAGATGGCAGCCTGGAAGAGGATGACAACAGCTCTACTTCGTCTCAAAAACTCCATGGTGCCTTCCTGATGGACCAGCAGGAAAGTGGCCCCCACATGGACAGCTTCTTAATTCAGGATAAATACCATGaagtattatataaatacaaCACTCTAATTGGTTCATCTCAACTTTTTTCCCAAAATAGAAGTGTTATTTCATGTGAGGATCCAGCACATCCTGGTCATGATTTTGTGCTGTTTCCATCTGCATTAGCACAGGGGCTTACTTCTAGTTATCAAGCTGCTAAAGCAAACCTTGGAAAGCCAGAACGTCACCCATCTCAatcaaataaacagaaacaggTCATTGAAGAATCAGGTGTTTGCAATCAGATTCCTCTTCCATCACTTAATAGTGAGATCCTGAAGGCAATCGAAAGCCAGGGAGAAGGGGATCTTTCTTTCCATCCAACCcaaagtaaaatcagaaaattatcAAGTAAGAACTTCAGTGCTAAGAACAATACTAACTCAGCATGTGTCTGCGGAAAGGCATTAGGTGGTAGACTAGACAGTAAAGTTATGGTTCCAAATACAGAGAAATCTTCCGGCGCACCTACTGCTGCCGAGTCTCTGACAATGTCACCATCTGGTCCCAAGTGTCCTGCAACACAGCCATCTCCCAAGGTAATGAAACAAATGGATATAGGTGTTTATTTTGGACTACCccccaaaagaaaggaagagaaattgctGGGGGAAAGTGCAGTAGGAGGGATGAACTTAAATCCAGTTGTAAGTCCTAATGAAAAGAGGTCCCGGCAGCGcaagaggaaagcagaaaaatcTTTAAGTGATTTAGAATTTGATGCAAAGAATTTAAATGAGAGTCAGCCCTCTGTGGAAGTTTCTAATGAGAGGccacaaagaagaaagagactcaAAAAGTCAGATTCACTAGAGGAAGGAACACCTCAGAAGCGGTCACATCACCTTAACAGGACAGAATCCAAAACAGTcaatttaaagaaagacaaagtcTCCATAAAATCAGCTTGTGGCAGGCTGCAGAGAGGGAATATGAAAATTCCAGAGTCACCTAATGCAGGACAGTTAAGAAAAAAGACATGTCCATTCTATAAGAAAATACCTG ggACTGGCTTTACAGTTGATGCCTTCCAGTACGGATTGGTTGAAGGGTGCACAGCCTATTTTCTCACACATTTTCATTCTGATCATTATGCTGGATTGTCTAAAAACTTCACATTTCCAGTTTATTGTAGTGAG ATAACTGGCAATTTGTTGAAGAGCAAACTTCACGTGCAAAAACAATACATCCATCCATTGCCAATGGACACTGAATGTATAGTAAATGGTGTAAAAGTTGTTTTGCTTGATGCCAATCA CTGTCCAGGTGCTGTCATGATCCTGTTTTATCTTCCTAATGGTAATGTCCTGTTACACACTGGTGACTTCCGAGCTGATCCCACGATGGAACGTTCTCGTCTTGCAGGCCAGAAAGTCCACACGCTTTACTTAGATACAAC ATATTGCAGCCCAGAATATTCCTTTCCGTCTCAGCAAGAGGTTATCCAGTTTGCCATCAACACTGCCTTTGAGGCAGTAACTCGAAACCCACGTGTTCTGGTTGTCTGTGGCACTTATTCTattggaaaagagaaagtctTCCTAG CCATTGCTGATGTTTTAGGTTCAAGAGTGGCCATGtcccaagaaaaatataaaaccttacAGTGCCTCAACATACCAGATCTTAATTCCTTCATCACTACAGACATGTGCAATTCACTGGTTCACCTTCTCCCAATGATGCAAATTAACTTTAAG gCTTTACAGAGTCATTTGAAGAAATGCGGTGGAGAATTTAATCAGATTTTGGCTTTTCGGCCTACAGGATGGACGCATTCTAACCAGTTAACTAATATAAGAGACATTGTTCCTCAGATCAAAGGAAACATTTCAATATATG GAATCCCTTATAGTGAACACAGCAGCTACCTAGAACTGAAACGTTTTGTTCAGTGGCTGAAGCCCCAGAAAATCATACCTACTGTGAATGTTGGTACCTTGAAATCTAGGAGGacaatggagaaatattttaaagagtggAAATTGGAAGCTGGATATTGA